In Felis catus isolate Fca126 chromosome A2, F.catus_Fca126_mat1.0, whole genome shotgun sequence, the following proteins share a genomic window:
- the RLN3 gene encoding relaxin-3 yields the protein MPASPLLEEIKEVTCLLRDRWGEPGVYKWGARRQQRHRLPGRLHRCAPASQVFLSSMAKRSLLLLLAVWVLAGELWLSTEARASPYGVKLCGREFIRAVIFTCGGSRWRRSDILAHEATDTDSDTDSELDGAVASSEWLALTKYPRALYADRPGWQGTPGALRPVRDVLGGLSSNCCKWGCSKSEISSLC from the exons ATGCCAGCCTCCCCTCTGCTGGAGGAGATAAAGGAGGTCACTTGCCTTCTCCGTGACAGGTGGGGGGAACCCGGGGTGTATAAATGGGGGGCCAGGAGGCAGCAGAGACACAGACTCCCAGGGAGGTTGCATCGCTGTGCCCCAGCGTCCCAGGTGTTCCTGTCCAGCATGGCCAAGCgctcgctgctgctgctgctggccgtGTGGGTGCTGGCTGGGGAGCTGTGGCTGAGCACCGAGGCCCGGGCATCACCCTACGGAGTGAAGCTTTGCGGCCGGGAATTCATCCGGGCCGTCATCTTCACCTGCGGGGGCTCCCGATGGAGGCGGTCAGACATCCTGGCCCATGAAGCTAcgg ACACAGACTCTGACACAGACAGCGAGCTGGACGGGGCAGTAGCCTCCAGCGAGTGGCTGGCCCTGACCAAGTACCCCCGGGCTTTGTATGCAGACCGACCTGGCTGGCAGGGAACTCCAGGGGCTCTGCGCCCTGTCCGTGATGTCCTGGGTGGCCTCTCCAGCAACTGCTGCAAGTGGGGGTGCAGTAAGAGTGAAATCAGCAGCCTCTGCTAG